The DNA region GACCGCCGGTGGTGGCCGGACCGGATGAGCAGGCCGCGACCAGTGCGGTCCCGGCCAGCGCCCATCCGATGCGTCGCCACCACATCCGGTTCACCTCATGCGACTGCGCAGACGCCGCGGAAGAGTTCGGCGGCCGCGTCGGCGGCGGGCTCGATCAGGCGGGGGTCGTCGTAGAAGTCGATCTGGCCGACCGAGTCCAGCCACAGCTCCGATTTCGGGGATGCGACTCCAGCGTAGAACTTGTGCGCCCACGGCGGGACCAGGGCGTTCTCCGAGTGGACCAGCAGGAACGGCACCGACAGGCGGGCCGCGGCCTCCTGGGCGTCGAAACCGGCGGTGTGCTCGAAGGATTCGACGGCGAAACCGTTGGTGTAGTTGGGGACCACGCCGCGCGGGGTGCCGTAGTACTCGAACGCCTCGGTCAGCGGCATGGCCACATCGCCGTTGTCGGCGGCGACGGCGGGGATGGTCTCCACCTCGCCGGTTGCCAGGCGGCGCTCGCGGGCCAGGCGGCCACGCTCGGCGACCGCCGGGTCGGCCGGGTTGGCGGCGGCGTCGGCGTAGACCCCGGCGACGCCCGCGAAGGCCCGGAGCCGCGGGTCGTCGGCGACGGCGCGAGCCATGTAACCGCCGCCGGCGCAGACGCCGAGCGCGACCACCGGCTTGCCGGTGAAGCGCTCATCGGCCTCCAGCGCGGACACCGCGGCGCTGATGTCGGCGGCCTTGCCCAGCGGATCCTCCAATTGGCGTGGCTCACCGGCGCTTTCACCGAAGGTCCGGTGGTCGAAGGCCAAAGCCGCGAATCCGCGGCGGGCCAGCGCCTCGGCGTAAACGCCGGCGGCCTGCTCTTTAACCGAGGTCAGCGGGCCGGTGGTGACCACCACGCCGGTGGGTTCGCCCACCGGCAGGTACAGAGTGCCGACCAGTCGGTCTCCGGACCGGGTGAAGGTGAACGGAACTGTGTTGACAGTCATCTGGTGCTCTTGTCCTCGAAGTCGTCGCATTACGGTGAAACAAGACGGTAGGCGCGGACCACGGCCACCGATAGAAGGCACTTCGAAGTGCCCTTCCGAACGGAGGCGCAATGGAACTGGTGATCCCCGACGTACTCGAGGAATCCTGCACCACCCGCCAGGCCCTCGAACGCCTGGCCGCCAAGTGGCGCATCCTGCTGATCTACGCGCTTCTCGACGGCGCGCAACGCCCGGCCGCCCTGCGCCGCCGCCTGCCCGGCATCACCCAGAAGGTGCTCACGGAAACGTTGCGCGGCATGGAATCCGACGGTCTGGTCGAACGCCACGTCTACAAACAGACTGCCCCGCAACACATCGAGTACTCACTCACCGAACTCGGCAAGTCCCTGCAAACGCCGCTCGCCGCCATTTGCGCCTGGGCCGCGGACCATTCGTGACCGATTACCCGAATCCACCTGCGCCCCACGGAAATTGATATCGGCTGGGCCGAACGCGGGCCGGTGAACGAATCGCTTCCCACCCCGCGTTCCAGATGCTTCCCGCTCAGGCGCAAGACTTGGGTTGCACATTAGGCGCAAGACTTGGGTTGCACATTATTCGCCAACTATCATAGAAATTGCCGGTAGACACCGCCGACAAGGGCGGCTTCTGGCACCCGGAGGGTTCCATCATCGGTCAAATGACCCCAAACATCGATAACGTTGCAGGTCAGAGGGGGTGGAGGTTGATCAATCATGCGGACATGCATGACTGATACAGAGATGTTTCCAAATTTTTGTCGGATAAACCAACCGTTTGCGGCGATAGCGAGCAGAATCAACCTGGACAGTCGCTTTTCGAGTAGGGAAGATCGACATGACCTCAGTCGACACTGCGATCGTTGATGTATCGGACGGTTTTCCAGCACACCGGGGGGTGATACGGGGGTCGGGGGTTTCTTCATCGGGTAGCGGGCGACCGCGTCCCGGTCAGGGGACGGGACGTCGGCATCGATGTCGTCCATCCCGAATCAGCCTGCACCGGCTGTAATGATCTCGGCGGCCGACCCGACGTACTCAGCAACTGTGCGGGTGTCGGAATCGTCCACACCCTGGCCGCAATTCATGGTCCCCGGATCGGACACCTATGCTTATCCAAGGCCGGTCCCCGGGCGTTTTGAGTTCCTGAAAATGAACGTTGTTTGCGGAGGTCGAAATGCGCCAGTCGAACAGTGGCATCGAAAGCAATCCTGACCGCTCGAGTTCGTCGCCTACCGGCACATTTCAACCACAATTGGATATCTTTCCCTTGACATCCGCGCAGCGGGGTATATGGTTCGCCCAGCATCTCGCGGAATCCACGCCGATATCCGTTGCCCAATACGTCGAAATCGTCGGCGAGTTGGACGCGGAATTACTCGCCGAAGCGTGCAGAACCGCCGGTCGCGAGTTCGGTTCCGGGCATATGCGCCTGATCGAAGTCGACGGCGAGCCGTGCCAGTACATCGACCCCGACAACGGGGCCCCGGTGACGGTCATCGACCTGCGCGAGCATGCCGATCCGGTCGCGACCGCGCACGCCATGATGGCCGAGGACTACTCCGCTCCCCTGAATCTGCGCAACGACGCCCTGGTGACGGCCATCGTGTTCCAGGTCGGCGTCGACCATTACCTGTGGTACCAGCGCGCGCACCACATCGCGCTCGACGGCTTCGCCGCGGTGACGATGCTGCACCGCATGACCGCGCTGTACAACGCCTGGGTGCGAGCCGAGGACCCGGAGCCGTGCGAGGCCCAGGACCTGCGGCTGGTCGCCGAACAAGATCTCGCGTATCGGGATTCGACGCGCCTGGAGAACGACCGCCAGCACTGGCTCGACCACCTCGCGGGCGCGCCGCCCGTGGTCAGCCTGGCCGCGCGAGTCAGCAAGCCCACGATTCATCCCGCACTGGTCAGCACCGAGCTCGCGGACGATACCGCCCGCCTGCTCGACACCGTCGCGCTCGACCACGACAAGAGCGTCACGCCCATCATCGTCGCGGCATTCGCGGCGTATCTGGCGCGGATGACCGGCAGCGACGAAGTATTGCTGAGCCTGCCCGTCTCGGGCCGGCATTCGGCCGTGCTGCGCCGATCCGGCGGCATGGTCGCCAATGTCGTGCCGCTGCGGGTACGGGTCGCCGATCGCAGTGTCGGCGAACTGATCGCCGCGGTGAAAGGCGAATTGACGAGCGCTCTCCGGCGGCAGCGCTACCGCCAGGAAGACATATTCCACGATATGGGTATCGCGCGCGACGAGACGGCGTCCTTCGGGCCGGCCGTCAATCTCATGATGGTGGAGAACGAAGTCGTCCTGGGCAACACGACCGGCCGTCTGCACGTCCTCACCTCGGGACCGACCGCCGACCTTTTCATCAACATCTACCCGGGTGCGGGCAAAGAGAGCACCCATATCGACTTCCAGGGAAATCCGAATTCCTACAGCCACGACGAACTCGCCGGACACCATCGGCGGTTTCGCATGTTCTTCCACGAATTCCTGGCCGGCGGGCCCGAAGCCGCGGTCGGCACACTGCCGCTGCTCGATGCCCAGGAACGGTCGTCGCTGCTGCCCGTACGCGGGCCGAGCGCGGTCGAAACGCGGCTGCTGCCCGAGATCCTGACCGAGAGCGCGCGCCGCAACCGCCACGGGTCCGCGATCGTCTCCGACGGCCGGACCATGACCTACAGCGAGCTGGACGCCAGATCCTCGCAGCTCGCGCGACAGCTGATCGCGCTGGGCTGCGGTCCCGACACCGCGGTGGCGATCATGCTGCGGCGGTCGGTCGAATCGGTGGTGGCGACCTGGGCGGTCGCCAAGAGTGGGGCCGCGTTCGTCCAGATGGCCCCCGACTACCCGGCCAACCGGATCGAGCACATGGTCGCCGACAGTGGCGCGACCGTGGCGATCACGGTCGACGCCCTGCGCGGGCGGCTCCCGGAAGGGATGCGCACAGTCGTCCTCGACGACCCCGCGCCCCGGGCGCAGTTCGACAGCGGGCCGATCTCCGATGCGGACCGCACCCATCCCCTGCGGCCTTCCAACATCGCCTACATGACCTACACCTCGGGATCCACCGGGACCCCGAAGGGCGTGCAGGTCACCCACACCGGCCTCGCGAATCTCGTCGCCGACCGCGCGGCCACCTTCGGCATCGACACCAATTCCCGGGTGTCCTATGCCCTTTCCCCTAGTTTCGACGCCTCCCTCGAACAGTTCCTCACCTGCTTCGCGAACGGCTCCACGCTGGTGATCGTGCCGCCCGAGGTGACCGGTGGCGACCCGCTCACGCAACTGCTGGCCGAGGAGCACGTCACCCACCTGACGCTGACGCCCACGATGCTGGCGACCGTGGACCCCGCGCTGTCGCCCGACGTGCAGGTGGTCGTGGTCGGCGGTGACGTCTGCCCGCCGCACCTGGTCGAGCGGTGGACCTCGTCGGCGGCCATGTACAACGAGTACGGCCCGACCGAATCCACCGTCACCGCTGCCGGCGCCGTGCTCACGCCCGGTCACGCGACCACGGTCGGAGGCCCGATCCGCGGCGTCGAGGCCATGGTGCTGGACCGGACGTTGCAGCCGGTGCCACGCGGCACCGCGGGCGAGTTGTATCTCGCCGGACCGGGATTGGCCCGGGGATACAGCCATTTGTTCGTCGAGACCGCCGCCCGGTTCGTCGCCGACCCGTACGGCGGCATCGGGGCGCGCATGTACCGCACCGGCGATATCGCGCGCTGGACCGGTGAGAACGGCGACACCGCGCTGGAACTGATGGGCCGCAGCGACTTCCAGATCAAGATCCGCGGCTACCGGATCGAACCCGGCGAGGTCGATGCCACGCTCACCACCCACGAGGACGTCGATCAGAGCGTCACGGTGCCGGTGCGCAACAACGTCGGCACGACGGTGCTGGCCTCCTATCTGG from Nocardia tengchongensis includes:
- a CDS encoding alpha/beta hydrolase; translated protein: MTVNTVPFTFTRSGDRLVGTLYLPVGEPTGVVVTTGPLTSVKEQAAGVYAEALARRGFAALAFDHRTFGESAGEPRQLEDPLGKAADISAAVSALEADERFTGKPVVALGVCAGGGYMARAVADDPRLRAFAGVAGVYADAAANPADPAVAERGRLARERRLATGEVETIPAVAADNGDVAMPLTEAFEYYGTPRGVVPNYTNGFAVESFEHTAGFDAQEAAARLSVPFLLVHSENALVPPWAHKFYAGVASPKSELWLDSVGQIDFYDDPRLIEPAADAAAELFRGVCAVA
- a CDS encoding helix-turn-helix domain-containing protein, which translates into the protein MELVIPDVLEESCTTRQALERLAAKWRILLIYALLDGAQRPAALRRRLPGITQKVLTETLRGMESDGLVERHVYKQTAPQHIEYSLTELGKSLQTPLAAICAWAADHS
- a CDS encoding amino acid adenylation domain-containing protein is translated as MRQSNSGIESNPDRSSSSPTGTFQPQLDIFPLTSAQRGIWFAQHLAESTPISVAQYVEIVGELDAELLAEACRTAGREFGSGHMRLIEVDGEPCQYIDPDNGAPVTVIDLREHADPVATAHAMMAEDYSAPLNLRNDALVTAIVFQVGVDHYLWYQRAHHIALDGFAAVTMLHRMTALYNAWVRAEDPEPCEAQDLRLVAEQDLAYRDSTRLENDRQHWLDHLAGAPPVVSLAARVSKPTIHPALVSTELADDTARLLDTVALDHDKSVTPIIVAAFAAYLARMTGSDEVLLSLPVSGRHSAVLRRSGGMVANVVPLRVRVADRSVGELIAAVKGELTSALRRQRYRQEDIFHDMGIARDETASFGPAVNLMMVENEVVLGNTTGRLHVLTSGPTADLFINIYPGAGKESTHIDFQGNPNSYSHDELAGHHRRFRMFFHEFLAGGPEAAVGTLPLLDAQERSSLLPVRGPSAVETRLLPEILTESARRNRHGSAIVSDGRTMTYSELDARSSQLARQLIALGCGPDTAVAIMLRRSVESVVATWAVAKSGAAFVQMAPDYPANRIEHMVADSGATVAITVDALRGRLPEGMRTVVLDDPAPRAQFDSGPISDADRTHPLRPSNIAYMTYTSGSTGTPKGVQVTHTGLANLVADRAATFGIDTNSRVSYALSPSFDASLEQFLTCFANGSTLVIVPPEVTGGDPLTQLLAEEHVTHLTLTPTMLATVDPALSPDVQVVVVGGDVCPPHLVERWTSSAAMYNEYGPTESTVTAAGAVLTPGHATTVGGPIRGVEAMVLDRTLQPVPRGTAGELYLAGPGLARGYSHLFVETAARFVADPYGGIGARMYRTGDIARWTGENGDTALELMGRSDFQIKIRGYRIEPGEVDATLTTHEDVDQSVTVPVRNNVGTTVLASYLVPVSGRRIDTAEILRFAHDSLPPHLVPAVFLTLDSLPVNAFGKLDRRALPKPEFGTEPAGRAPATAREKTIAGLFAEVLGVPRVGAEDSFFVLGGDSILSIRLVARAKAEGLSFSTRTCSYTRPSRVWRPSRPKRARPPDWPSSPVAAPARCRCRRSCTPCSIAVTTAASRRPRSCNCRRRSIARVWCVHCVPCWTATTCCARCCARAMRRIGMSRCSLAARSTPRPH